From the bacterium genome, one window contains:
- a CDS encoding flagellar hook basal-body protein — MPSGVYLTMQAMKLKLEELDNLAHNLANVNTDGFKEENVNFESVLTNAEGGDGQKENTAVAFKSINFAQGPIVTTGDEMNVALQGPGFFEVQTETGNFYTRDGVFGINASGELVDTKGGKVMGESGSIVPGNGRIEISPSGVVMVDGEEKGKIKMVEFGDLGQVKSVGSSRFKASDQASPQVAKHSELLQGKVEQSNTSTVGNLVKLVEVTRQYETYQKILSQQSKMDEESANSLGRLT; from the coding sequence AAGCCATGAAGCTCAAGTTAGAAGAGCTTGATAATTTGGCACACAACCTAGCCAACGTGAATACGGATGGCTTTAAGGAAGAGAACGTCAATTTTGAATCGGTGCTTACTAATGCTGAAGGTGGTGATGGGCAAAAGGAAAATACAGCTGTGGCTTTTAAGTCTATTAATTTTGCACAAGGTCCCATTGTCACAACAGGCGATGAAATGAATGTGGCGCTTCAGGGTCCTGGTTTTTTTGAAGTTCAAACCGAAACGGGCAATTTTTATACGCGTGACGGTGTTTTTGGAATTAATGCAAGCGGTGAGTTGGTAGATACCAAAGGTGGAAAGGTAATGGGGGAAAGCGGCAGTATTGTTCCAGGTAATGGCAGAATAGAAATTAGCCCCAGTGGTGTGGTGATGGTGGATGGGGAAGAAAAAGGAAAAATTAAAATGGTTGAGTTTGGTGATTTGGGACAGGTTAAATCGGTAGGGAGTTCGCGCTTTAAAGCCAGTGACCAAGCTAGCCCTCAAGTAGCCAAGCACAGTGAGCTATTACAAGGAAAAGTAGAACAATCGAACACGAGTACGGTTGGAAATTTGGTGAAACTGGTTGAAGTAACTCGTCAGTATGAAACATACCAGAAGATTTTAAGTCAGCAATCGAAGATGGATGAAGAATCGGCAAATTCATTAGGACGATTAACGTAA
- the flgG gene encoding flagellar basal-body rod protein FlgG: protein MSLKALYSAATGMEAQETRINNIANNLSNLNTVGYKASRETFEDMVYEQVQTPGQKTATNTVSPIGIQIGHGTRLVGVYKQFTAGELTQTNRELDVAIEGNGFIKVTLDDGSSAYTRDGSFRVNSEGILVNSRGYKIDGDLTIPLEAESVTIGKDGTVSASLTGEATATTIGNIQLQLFRNPAGLKAMGQNLYAETEASGTPTEATPGTAGAGSIAQGFVENSNVNIAEELVSMIIAQRSYEANSKVLSSTSEMLRNSNNVI, encoded by the coding sequence ATGTCACTTAAAGCATTGTATTCGGCAGCAACCGGAATGGAAGCGCAAGAAACGCGTATTAATAACATAGCAAACAATCTCTCAAACCTTAATACCGTGGGTTATAAAGCCTCACGCGAAACTTTTGAAGATATGGTGTATGAACAGGTACAAACGCCCGGACAAAAAACAGCCACCAACACAGTGTCTCCCATTGGTATCCAAATTGGGCATGGTACGCGCTTGGTAGGTGTATATAAGCAGTTTACCGCTGGCGAATTAACCCAAACAAATCGTGAGTTGGATGTGGCTATTGAAGGTAACGGTTTTATAAAAGTAACCTTGGATGATGGTAGCAGCGCTTATACACGCGATGGATCATTCCGCGTAAATTCCGAAGGTATTTTGGTAAACAGTCGCGGCTATAAAATTGATGGTGATTTAACTATTCCGCTTGAAGCCGAATCGGTCACTATTGGCAAAGACGGTACTGTATCAGCGAGTCTCACAGGTGAAGCTACCGCTACCACTATCGGTAATATACAACTGCAACTCTTTAGAAACCCTGCAGGTTTAAAGGCTATGGGCCAAAATTTGTATGCCGAAACAGAAGCATCCGGAACGCCTACAGAAGCTACTCCGGGCACAGCGGGTGCCGGAAGTATTGCTCAGGGATTTGTTGAAAATTCCAATGTGAATATTGCCGAAGAATTGGTGAGCATGATTATTGCTCAAAGAAGTTATGAAGCTAATTCTAAGGTGTTGTCGTCAACCAGTGAAATGCTAAGAAACTCAAATAACGTTATATAA